GATGCGCAAGCAAGACACATTTTTGTCGCTGGGCAAATAAGCTGTCTCACAGCCGTTATTAAAGCGAAAGCAGGCTTTCTCTGCTTTCGCCTTTTCATATCTATGGGCAATTTACATGGCTACGCCAAGGCGTTTCATTGTAGCGATCATCATCGCAACAACGGCGATCATGATGCCATAGGCCACCAGCCCATGAAGGGCAAATCCGGGTATGTCCCACAAAAGCAAGGTATCGTTACCCCCCGGCACCGCTTTCGCTCCTAGCCCCATTAAAAAGCCACCTGCAAAATTCATCATACTGGGCTTCCACGATGAAAAATGCGGATTAAATCGATTTTTAAGTTCCGAGCTGATGATCGCACCAAGAAAAAGGGCGGCAACGGTCATTTCAATAATATACCCGCTGGAAAAACGTTTGCGAAGAACCATCTCCTCCAGCATATGCTGATAACTCCAACCTGGTTGAGCCGCATAAATCATGGCCGCCGTTATGCCCATAACACTCAGTGCCAATTTGACCTGTGACTTATGTTTAATCAATCGCCATATGCTGATTGCGCATATCACGATAAAAATCGTGAGCATTATCCAAAACAAAGCGCCACTGTGGCGGTTTGCATTCTCGATGGGCGTGGTATGAACAAATTCGGATAGCGCGGGAATTTGACTCACAGGCAATGAGGCCGCAAGACCAACAAAGGTCAAAATATAAGAAAAATCACCAATACCAATCTTAGCGACACTACCAATGAAGCAGGCTTTATTAAGCAACGCCCCAAGACCGATAACGCCCGCGCCCAAAACCAATTGCCAACCAATCACAAAATCCTGTGGCATGGCCGCAAAATCTGGAAGAAACACGGTTAGAAAAAGCAAGGTCATACCGGACCAGCTTACCGCAACAACTAGACCGAAAAACCAATCCGCCTTGCCGTTCATTACAAATCTGTTGGTTGCTGCCACGGTACATGTGCTGGCGCGAGCCAATGAAAAGCCAAGTGCAAAAGCTAAAAGAACGATACCATACTCAATCATAATGCTTCTCTTATAGTCCCTATCTTTTGATCTCCACAATAGACGATATGATGCACGGCGCTCTGCTTGTCGTCTTGAAAGGTCACGGGGGCGCTGCTAGCTTATTCGTATTAACCCATTTTGGATAATGCGAATGCCTCGACCCAAGTCCCAGAGCATAGATCAAGTTATTGCCAAAGCCATGAATCTGTTCTGGCAGCGCGGCTATGAAGCCTTGTCGATGGATGTTCTGGTCAAAGTCACTGGCAGCAGCCGCCATGCGATATACGCGGACTTTGGCGGCAAGCGTGATTTATTCCTCACCTGTTTGGATCATTATTCAACCCATGTGATAACGCCTGCTTTTGCGCCTGTTGAAATCAAAGGCGTGGGGCTTGAGGCGCTGGAAGCTTATTTTGAGCGTCAAATCGCCTTCGCTGAAGGTGTCGGCTTACCAGGTCCAGGCTGCTTGATGGCCAATACAATGACCGAACTCGCCCCACATGATCCAGAAGTGATGGCACATGTTAATGCGCATAACCAACGCCTACAGGCAGGTTTTGAGAATGTTCTTCAGCGCATGAATAAGGATGCCCGCAAAAGAAGCAGGAGCGAACTGAAAGAGCTTGCCTCTGTGCTGGCCATCGCCACACAAGGTTTATGGTCCGCCTCTAGGGCAACAGAAAATGTTGAAATCTTGCGCAGCTATGCAAGCAATCTGGTTTATTTTGTCGAAGCTGAATTAAACCGATAACACAGGTGTTGACCTAATGCCCGCCGCCACCAAAGCTGCCAGTCTTAATTGAATAATCCACAGCAATACCGTAATCGGGGTCATCATCCGCATCGACAACCAATTGGCCTGCCCGGTTCAAAAGCTTATGACCATCGCGAGAGAGATGACGTAATTGCAGCTCTTTGCCTTGTGATTGATATTTTGAAGCCAAATCTTCTATGGCTTGCAAAGCAGACTGATCTGCGACCCGGCTGTTGAGAAAATCAATAATCACGTGATCAGGGTCACCTGCGGGATCAAATAATTCAGCAAATCCGTCGGTTGAACCGAAGAAAAGTGGTCCTTCAATCTCATAAACTTTAGTGCCTTCGGGCGTGACGCTTCGTCTGGCGTGAATACGTCTGGCGTTTGTCCATGCAAAGGCTAGCGCAGAAACGATGACGCCAACGATAACGGCAATCGCAAGGTCAGTCATCACGGTTACAACTGTGACAAGCACTATAACGAGTGCATCAGTGAGCGGTATGATGCGCATAATGGCAAGGCTTTGCCAAGCAAATGTACCGATGACCACCATGAACATAACGCCCACCAAAGCAGCTAGTGGAATTTGCTCGATCAAACCTGAGGCAACCAGAATAAAGGCGAGCAAACAAAGGGCGGCAAATATGCCGGAAAGACGAGTGCGCCCACCAGAATTCACATTGATCATAGATTGACCAATCATCGCGCAACCGCCCATGCCGCCAAAGAAACCTGTGATGGTGTTAGCAAGGCCCTGAGCCAGACATTCTTGTGAAGCGCCACCGCGTTTGCCTGTGATTTCACCTACCAGATTAAGTGTCAGCAGACTTTCAATCAGGCCAATCGCTGCGAGAATAAAGGCGTAAGGAACAATGACTTGAAGCGTTTCAAAATTGATCGGAACAGTGGGAATATGGAACATCGGCAACCCACCTTGAATAGAGGCAAGATCACCAACGCGCGGCACATCGATGCCGAAGAAAATCACCAGTCCGGCAACAACGCCGATACCAACAAGAGGGGCTGGAATAGCGGTAGTGATCTTGGGCCAGCCCCAGATGATCACCATGGTGAGGGCGACAAGTCCTAACATCATGATAAGAGGTGTTCCGGTCATCCAGACCAGCGCACCATCTGCGCCGGGCACCTTAAACTGGCTTAATTGCGCCATGAAAATAACAATCGCCAGACCGTTCACAAAACCCAACATCACTGGATGCGGGACGAGGCGGATAAATTTGCCAAGCCTGAAAACACCGGCCAGAAGTTGTAAAATCCCCATCAAGACAACGGTTGCAAAGAGATATTCAACGCCATGGCTCGCCACAAGCGAAACCATGACAACAGCCAAGGCCCCTGTTGCTCCTGAAATCATCCCGGGACGACCGCCTAATACTGCTGTCACCAGACCTACGATAAAGGCCGCATAAAGCCCTACAAGCGGATGCACCCCTGCCACAAAAGCAAAAGCAACAGCTTCCGGCACCAACGCAAGCGCAACAGTCAGACCTGAAAGTAGTTCTGTTTTTACGCGAGAAGGAGTGAAATCAGCAGATCCAGCGCTCTTTAATTCAGGAATCGTTAGTTTCCGCGCGAAGGCAGCAAATGTAGGGCGTAGCATTATATATTGTCCGTATAGGTGGTCGTGGGAGATCGACTAGGGTCAGAACCCTATGTGTTTGATATAGATTTTGTGCCAGACTTCAAGCCCCGCAAGGGTTTGGCTCACATGCGTTCAGCTAAATCAGAGAACAAAACGGCGAGTCCTTCAGTGTTCGCTGCGCAAATCCCCCGTTCGGTGATAAGACCCGTCACATATTTAGACGGTGTTACATCAAAGGCATAATTACCGCAGGGCGTTGTTTCAGGCGTGATTCGTACTTGTTCAGTCTGACCATTGAGCAAACCTTGAACGAAAGCGACCTCATCGCCTGAACGCTGTTCAATTGGGATATCGCGACAACCATCCGAGACACTCCAATCAATGGTTGGAGATGGCAAAGCCACATAAAAAGGCACATTGTTATCTTGAGCTGCTAAGGCTTTCAAATAGGTCCCTATTTTATTGCAAACATCACCGTTTGACGCCACACGATCTGTACCAGTGATACAGACATCCACCATGCCATGCTGCATGAGATGACCGCCGGCATTATCGACAATCAATGTATGCGGGACATCATGGCTGCCCAGTTCCCATGCGGTCAAATGCGCACCTTGATTGCGTGGGCGGGTTTCATCCACCCAAACATGAACATCTATGCCAAGATCATGGGCCTGATAAATCGGCGATGTTGCGGTTCCCCAGTCAACGGTTGCAATCCAACCAGCATTGCAGTGGGTTAAAATATTGACTGGCCCCTCTTTTTTCGATGCGATGTCCTTGATGATGGCCAGTCCATTTTCACCAATCCGCCGGTTAATCTCTACATCTTCATCGCAAATTTCAAAGGCCAGCTTAAAGGCGGCATCTAGACGTTCAGACTCACTCAAGGGTTTTAAATACGTGCTGACACGCTCAATGGCCCAGCGTAGATTAATGGCAGTTGGACGGGTTGCACCAAGTGTTTTTGCCGCATGGCTCAAATGCTCATCACTGGCATCAATCCGCATGGCCAAAGCCAAGCCGTAGGCCGCTGTTGCCCCAATGAGTGGCGCACCACGCACAAGCATGTGAGAGATGGCTCTGGCAGCGTCTTCCATCGTTTCCAATTCGACAATCATCAGTTCGTGTGGCAGGCGTGTTTGGTCGATGATTTTTACTTTATCATCCTCAATCCAGATGGAGCGATAGGCTTTGCCCTCGATTTTCATGCGTTTATTTCCCGTGCCATGCGCACCACATCATCAAAACTGGAGAAGGACGCGCGGTCGGTGATCAAAATACGGGCTAAAGATAAAGCCCGCTTTTCACACGCGGCCCGTTTATCTTCGTCTTCAATCGCCTCAAGATCTTCCACATGAGCAATGCCCACAATTCGGCGCAGCATTTTTGCGCCAGCAAAACCAATAGAATCAATCATAATATCGCGCAAATATGCATTCAAAGCACGCTCTGAGGCTGAGCTATCACTGGTCGCGAACAGTGCTTCAGGATAAAGCGATCCAACCCGTCTCTCTCGCCACAATGTAGAAAAATCGGCCTCAAATACTGCATAGGTCTGCAACAGCGTTTGCAACAGCCATTCGCTATAGTCCGCCCGATCATCTGAAGCCGTAGCATGGCCCTTTTGACTGAAATAGGCCAAAAGCAAGTTGGCCATTAAAGCACCTACATCAAATCCCATCGGCCCATAAAACGCGAATTCTGGATCGATCACACGTGTATCACTCTCGGTGACCATGATAGAGCCAGAATGAAGATCGCCGTGTAAAAGCGTTTGCGTCTTCGACATAAACAGCGTCTTTAATTCCTGCACTGCCACCTTCAAGGCGCTATCTTGTTGAATATCTTTGACGACCTCATCAAGCTGGGGGGTCGTGTGATGGTTTAATTCGGCCTGATAATAAGGGTCATTAAAAATTACCTGCTCTGTGAGTGCGCACATCACATGGTTTTCTGAGAACAAAGCTACATTGAGTTTCTTGGCTTCGCCATCAAGCGCAAGATCAGAATAGGAAAACAATGTTTCCGCCATAAACCGACCTGCATGATCAGCCAGATGTGGATATTGAATGCCCGCAATCAATCCTTTTCGCAAAATTATATGCGGCGTGAGATGCTCCATCACAATCAGCGCCATCTCATGGTCGTAGCACAAGATTTTCGGCGTCAAACCGGGTACCGCAGCCTCCTGCCGTGATAAAGCTTCATGTTCAAAATAAATTCTCGACAAGGGCAAGGGCCAGCTTTCGCCGACAAGACGCACATAGGGCAGCGCTTGTTTGACAATGACAGATTTATCACCATTTTTGACAATGAATACGAGATTCAGATTCCCATCACCCACCTCTTCAGTAATCCATTTTTCCGGATTGCCGCCTAGAATATCAATAATTTGAGCATTAAGCGCCAAATAACGGGTCATCGTTTCGGCATCTAATGCATAATAATTTTGGGGTGGCTGGTAGTTCATATTTTTCTCATAATTCAGTCATAAGTTACTGGCTTATTATCAGGCAATTAAGATATAAGCCAAGATAGAATATAATTTGAGGAGACTATCTGTGATGAATAACCCACTAAAAACAGTCGCTGTGAGCATTTTATTGGCATCTGCCATGGCCCTAACAGCCACATCCGGTGCAAGTGCAGGCGATGCAGTTGCTGGTGAGAAAGTATTCAAACGATGCAAAGCCTGTCATACGGTTGGACCTGATGCGAAAAACAAACTTGGCCCAATATTAAATGGTATCGTTGGCCGCACAGCCGGTGTTGCTGTTGGCTATAAATATGGCACAGGCATTATTGAAGCGCGCGGTAAAATTGGCGAAGATGCAGATGGTGATGGTTATCTTGACACGCCTGAGGGTTATTCTGGTCTTGTTTGGAATGAAGAGACCCTTTTTGGATATCTAGAAGATCCTAAAAAATACATCCGTGGACACACAGGAAATGAGAAAGCCAAAGTTAAAATGGCTCTTAAACTCAAAAAAGAAGATCAGCGTAAAGATGTGATCGCTTATTTGAAAACCATCGGCCTTGATGGAAATGCTGCTGCCGAATAATCGCAGATACATTCAAAAAAAGCCGCGGGCACTGCCTGCGGCTTTTTTGTATCTAGCTTAGTTGCGATTCTAACGCGGGGCGTGTGGAGCCTGAAAGCATTTTGTAAATATGCACCATGAAGGCTGTTGCAAACAGGGGCGTGAGTAAATTTAATAAGGGGATGGCTAAAAAGCCGGCAATCATAAGCCCAGCCAAAAACACCCGCATTGAATGATGCTTGCGCAAAGTGCGGGCCTCTTCAACTGGCAAAAATCGCATCGCCGCCAGCTCGAAATATTCACGACCCAGCAAGTAACCATTGGCAATGAAGAAAATCGGGACGCCCAATCCGAGAACGAAAAACAAGATAAGGGCAACAATATTGACACCGAGAACCGTCATCACAAAACGCGTGGTCAGCCCCAAAGACTTCAACAAAGGCATCTCCCTACCACGAGGGTCTTGTGGATAAAATCTGTCTTCGACTTTCTCCGCAATTTCATCGAGAAAAATACCCGCAAAGACAGATGTCACTGGCGCAATAAAAAAGCCAAGACCTACCAACATGCCAGCACCCGTTGCCCAGGCAATGATTGTTTCGAGCCAAGGGTAAGGCACAACTAAAAAAGCTGTAAGAAGCGCCTGAACACCCAACCAAAGCAACACCAACAATATTAAGGTGATGCCAAGGGCTTTCCAGAAGACGCCTCTAAAAGGCTTAGAAAAAACTTGATTAAACGCAAGGCTCGCCGCGTGAAACATGATTTTTTGTCCGCATAAATTATCTTTCAGTTTCTTTCAAGTAAGACACACAACACCCTTGTGCAAGGACCACCACTCAGATAGCTTTTAAGAACCACGCGGCGAATTGGAATTTCATATGACAACGAAAAAATATCAGGTCTTGGGCATAGGCAACGCAATTGTCGATATTTTGGCCAAAGTCGAGGACGATTTCATCACGACTCATGATTTGACCAAAGGCAGTATGGCACTGATCGATGCTGAAAGAGCACTCTATCTAAGCGGTCAAATTCAAGATTCAAAGATTCGCTCCGGTGGGTCTGCTGGCAACACCATTGCAGGCCTTGCAGACCTTGGCTCCAGCACTGCCTTCTTCGGCAAAGTTGCTGATGATGACATGGGAA
This sequence is a window from Hyphomicrobiales bacterium. Protein-coding genes within it:
- a CDS encoding TetR/AcrR family transcriptional regulator, translating into MPRPKSQSIDQVIAKAMNLFWQRGYEALSMDVLVKVTGSSRHAIYADFGGKRDLFLTCLDHYSTHVITPAFAPVEIKGVGLEALEAYFERQIAFAEGVGLPGPGCLMANTMTELAPHDPEVMAHVNAHNQRLQAGFENVLQRMNKDARKRSRSELKELASVLAIATQGLWSASRATENVEILRSYASNLVYFVEAELNR
- a CDS encoding cytochrome c family protein, whose protein sequence is MNNPLKTVAVSILLASAMALTATSGASAGDAVAGEKVFKRCKACHTVGPDAKNKLGPILNGIVGRTAGVAVGYKYGTGIIEARGKIGEDADGDGYLDTPEGYSGLVWNEETLFGYLEDPKKYIRGHTGNEKAKVKMALKLKKEDQRKDVIAYLKTIGLDGNAAAE
- a CDS encoding sulfate transporter family protein, which translates into the protein MFHAASLAFNQVFSKPFRGVFWKALGITLILLVLLWLGVQALLTAFLVVPYPWLETIIAWATGAGMLVGLGFFIAPVTSVFAGIFLDEIAEKVEDRFYPQDPRGREMPLLKSLGLTTRFVMTVLGVNIVALILFFVLGLGVPIFFIANGYLLGREYFELAAMRFLPVEEARTLRKHHSMRVFLAGLMIAGFLAIPLLNLLTPLFATAFMVHIYKMLSGSTRPALESQLS
- a CDS encoding SulP family inorganic anion transporter — translated: MLRPTFAAFARKLTIPELKSAGSADFTPSRVKTELLSGLTVALALVPEAVAFAFVAGVHPLVGLYAAFIVGLVTAVLGGRPGMISGATGALAVVMVSLVASHGVEYLFATVVLMGILQLLAGVFRLGKFIRLVPHPVMLGFVNGLAIVIFMAQLSQFKVPGADGALVWMTGTPLIMMLGLVALTMVIIWGWPKITTAIPAPLVGIGVVAGLVIFFGIDVPRVGDLASIQGGLPMFHIPTVPINFETLQVIVPYAFILAAIGLIESLLTLNLVGEITGKRGGASQECLAQGLANTITGFFGGMGGCAMIGQSMINVNSGGRTRLSGIFAALCLLAFILVASGLIEQIPLAALVGVMFMVVIGTFAWQSLAIMRIIPLTDALVIVLVTVVTVMTDLAIAVIVGVIVSALAFAWTNARRIHARRSVTPEGTKVYEIEGPLFFGSTDGFAELFDPAGDPDHVIIDFLNSRVADQSALQAIEDLASKYQSQGKELQLRHLSRDGHKLLNRAGQLVVDADDDPDYGIAVDYSIKTGSFGGGGH
- a CDS encoding YeeE/YedE thiosulfate transporter family protein produces the protein MIEYGIVLLAFALGFSLARASTCTVAATNRFVMNGKADWFFGLVVAVSWSGMTLLFLTVFLPDFAAMPQDFVIGWQLVLGAGVIGLGALLNKACFIGSVAKIGIGDFSYILTFVGLAASLPVSQIPALSEFVHTTPIENANRHSGALFWIMLTIFIVICAISIWRLIKHKSQVKLALSVMGITAAMIYAAQPGWSYQHMLEEMVLRKRFSSGYIIEMTVAALFLGAIISSELKNRFNPHFSSWKPSMMNFAGGFLMGLGAKAVPGGNDTLLLWDIPGFALHGLVAYGIMIAVVAMMIATMKRLGVAM
- the mtnK gene encoding S-methyl-5-thioribose kinase, whose product is MNYQPPQNYYALDAETMTRYLALNAQIIDILGGNPEKWITEEVGDGNLNLVFIVKNGDKSVIVKQALPYVRLVGESWPLPLSRIYFEHEALSRQEAAVPGLTPKILCYDHEMALIVMEHLTPHIILRKGLIAGIQYPHLADHAGRFMAETLFSYSDLALDGEAKKLNVALFSENHVMCALTEQVIFNDPYYQAELNHHTTPQLDEVVKDIQQDSALKVAVQELKTLFMSKTQTLLHGDLHSGSIMVTESDTRVIDPEFAFYGPMGFDVGALMANLLLAYFSQKGHATASDDRADYSEWLLQTLLQTYAVFEADFSTLWRERRVGSLYPEALFATSDSSASERALNAYLRDIMIDSIGFAGAKMLRRIVGIAHVEDLEAIEDEDKRAACEKRALSLARILITDRASFSSFDDVVRMAREINA
- the mtnA gene encoding S-methyl-5-thioribose-1-phosphate isomerase, coding for MKIEGKAYRSIWIEDDKVKIIDQTRLPHELMIVELETMEDAARAISHMLVRGAPLIGATAAYGLALAMRIDASDEHLSHAAKTLGATRPTAINLRWAIERVSTYLKPLSESERLDAAFKLAFEICDEDVEINRRIGENGLAIIKDIASKKEGPVNILTHCNAGWIATVDWGTATSPIYQAHDLGIDVHVWVDETRPRNQGAHLTAWELGSHDVPHTLIVDNAGGHLMQHGMVDVCITGTDRVASNGDVCNKIGTYLKALAAQDNNVPFYVALPSPTIDWSVSDGCRDIPIEQRSGDEVAFVQGLLNGQTEQVRITPETTPCGNYAFDVTPSKYVTGLITERGICAANTEGLAVLFSDLAERM